The genomic DNA TCGCGGTCAGCATCATCCGTTTGAGTCCGTCGATGTCGTAGGGGTTCACCATGAACGCCTGACGCAGCTCGTCGGCCGCACCGGCGAACTCGCTGAGCACCAGCGCGCCGCGCAGGTCGTTGCGGCAGGCGATGTACTCCTTGGCGACCAGGTTCATCCCGTCGCGCAGCGGGGTCACCACCATCACGTCGGCGGCCAGGTAGAGCGAGGCCAGCTCGTCCCTGCCGTAGGACTGGTGCATGTACTGCACCGGCTGCAGGCCCAGCTCGCCCTGCTCCCCGTTGATCCGGCCGACCTGCCGGTCGATCGAGTCGCGCAGCCGTACGTACTCTTCGACCCGCTCCCGGCTCGGCGTCGCGATCTGTACGAACGCCGCCTCGCCGGCCTTGATCGAGCCTTCGCAGAGCAGCTCCTCGAACGCCTTCAGCCGCTGGCCGATGCCCTTGGTGTAGTCGAGGCGGTCGACGCCGAGCAGCACGCACTCGGGGTCGCCCAGCTCCGCGCGGATCTCCTTGGCCCGCTCGATGATGTGCGGTTCGCGGACCAGGGAGTCGAGTTCACCGAAGTCCACGGAGATGGGGAACGCCGCCGCCCGGACGATCCGGTCCTCCACATGGATCTCGTGCTTCTGGTGCTGCAGGCCGAACAGGATGCGGCAGAGCCGGATGAAGTTGGACGCGCCGCCGGGGCGCTGGAACCCGACGAGGTCGGCGCCCAGGAGTCCTTCCACGATCTCCTTGCGCCACGGGAGCTGGGAGAACAGCTCCACGGGAGGGAAGGGGATGTGCAGGAAGAAGCCGATGCGCAGGTCGGGACGGAGCTTGCGCAGCATGGCCGGGACCAGTTGGAGCTGGTAGTCCTGGATCCACACCACCGCGTTCTCGGCGGCCTCCTCGGCGGCGGCGCGGGCGAAGCGCTCGTTGACCGTCCGGTAGGCCTCCCAGGTGACCCGCGAGTAGACGGGAGGGGCGACCACGTCGTGGTAGAGAGGCCAGAGGGTGGCGTTGGAGAAGCCCTCGTAGTAAAGCTCCACCTCCGACTCCGACAGAGGCACGGGGATGAGGTGCATGCCGTCGTGGTCGAAGGGGTCGAGCTGCTCGTCGGGGGCTCCGTGCCAGCCGATCCAGGCGCCCTCCCGGCGCTGGAGAACGGGCGCGATCGCGGTGACCAGGCCGCCGGGGCTGCGCCGCCAGGTGTCCTCCCCCGCCCGGTCGACGGGAAGGCGGTTAGCCACGATCAGAAACGAACTGCGGCCCTGCACAAATTCCTCCAGATAGTAGTCTTACCCATAACGACTACCCAATCCGGATGTTTTTATGACTTTCCAGGCGGAAGTGTCCGATTAACACTCAGGTCCGCCCGGACCATGGTGGCGAGCTTCCGGGTGGCGGTGCGGTTGAGCACCCCGCCGGCCACGGCTCCGGTGAGAAAGGGTCCGAGCGTGGTCAGGTTGCGCCCGAGGGTGCGCATCAACCGGTTGCGCAGCGCGGTCTTCGTGGCAGTGCCCAGGGCGACGGTGACCGAGGCGGGGGACATCGGGTCGACCCCGCGCTGCTTGGACCAGGCGGTGACGAAGGCCACCGCCCGCTGGGAACCGGTGCCCGGCACCGGGATGCCGTACACCTCGTGAAGCTCGGCGAGGAGCTTGACCTCGATCGCGGCCACCACGAGAGTCTCCGCCACGAGTTGGGCGGGGGCGGACAGCAGCAGGGGCGGGGCGGCGAACTCGGCCGCCGCGAGGGCTCCGCCGATGGCGCCGACCGTCATGGTCGCCTTGGAGGCGGTGCGCACCAGGTCGTCCGCCAGCGCTTCGGAGGTGAGGCCGTGGTGGTGCTCGGAGAGGGTGGCAAGGTCGCGGATCGGGATGCGAGGGGCCACTGCCATGAACATGTCGGCCAGCCACCGGCCCCGGCCCGTCCCGGACGCCCTGGCCTTTTTCGCCCCGACGGCCAGCGTCGTCGTGAGGCGGCCGAGCAGCCGCCGCCGCTCGGCGCCATCCATGTCGCCAGGCTCCGCGAGCCTGCCGACGATCTCGGCAACTTCGTGCTCCGGTGTGCCGGCCGACCCCTCGGCCGTGGAGTCGTCCGGCCGGACACCGGTCTTCCTGTTCTCTGACGGCATGTCTCGGAACCTCCTCAAGGCTTGTCCTTGGGCCCTACCCTTCCATCGGAGAGCACACTTCGGACAGGCCATCGGAACGATCGTCAGGCCGCGCACTCCCGGCAGATCTGCTGACCGTTCCTTTCAACGGCGAGCTGACTGCGGTGATGCACCAGGAAGCAACGCCCGCAGGTGAACTCGTCGGCCTGACGAGGTATCACCCGGAGCGAAAGCTCCTCGTTGGACAGGTCCGCCCCCGGCAGTTCGAGCGATTCGGCGAGATCCGTCTCGTCGATGTCGATGCTGCCCGAGGACTTGTCGGTACGGCGTGCCTGCAGTTCCTGAAGACTGTCCTCGTTGAGGTCGTCGTCGGTCTTGCGTGGGCTGTCGTAATCGGTTGCCATCGGTCTGCTCCATCCCCCTCATCTATCTGTCTGCGCCGGCTCGCGCGTATGTAACGTCCGGGAGGCCCAACTTGTGCCCAATCCGACAGAGAGATTCCTGCTTCGGTACCCCGCTGGAATGGCCGCTGAACCTCCCCACACGTGAGGGACACCCCGCCAATAGGCATGGTTAGCCAAATATGGCGTAAACCACAGCATTGGCGACATGAACTACCGTGTTCGACGGCACATCCAACCACATGTACGGCGCGAACGAGACGCCCCCCGCCGGATCAGCGTGCTCGGAGTCTCACGGTCACCACAAGACCTCCCCCGTCTCTGGGAACGGCGGTCACGTTGCCTCCGTGAGCGCGCACGACCGCACGGACGATGGACAGCCCGAGACCCGCTCCCTTGGCCGATTCGACCCGGTCGGCGTTGAGCCGCCGAAACGGCTCGAACAGGCTGTTCACCTCATATGCGGGCACATGCGGCCCCGTGTTGGCCACCTGAACAACCAGTGCCCCCTCCACCATTCCCGTGCGTACCCACAGGCGGCCGGATTCGGGGAGGTTGTGCTTTATCGCGTTCTCCACAAGATTGGCCACGCAGCGCTCCAACAGCACCGGATCGCCTTCCGTGGCGGCGTTCTGGAGCTCGGCGGTCATGGTCACCCCGGCCTCCTCGGCGCGTGGGGTGAGCTGGTCGACGGCGGTCTCGGCGACGTCCTTCATGTCCACCGGCTTGCGTACACTCAGCTCGCGCTCGCTGCGGGCCAGCAGCAGCAGGCCCTCGATGAGCTGCTCGTTGCGGGCGTTGACCTCCAGGAGAGTACGGCCCAGCGCCTTGAGGTCCCCCGACGCCTCGGGGTCCCCCAGCGCGATCTCCAGGACCGTCCGGTTGATCGTCAGGGGGGTCCGGAGTTCGTGCGAGGCGTTGGCCACGAATCTTCGCTGTGTGTCGAACGCCACATTGAGCCTGGTCAACATGGCGTCGAAGGTGTCGGCCAGCTCCTTGAGCTCGTCGTTGGGCCCCTTGAGGTCGATCCGCTCATGGGCGAGCGTGGTGCCGGAGAGCTTGCGCGCCGTCGTGGTCATCTGCTGGATCGGCTTGAGCGCCCGGTCGGCGACGAGGTAGCCGATGATGACCGCCAGGATTCCCACGCCCGCCAGGGCCAGCAGCGAGCGGCTGAGCAGGGCGTTGCGCGCCTCGTCGATCGCGACGTGCTTCCACCCGAGCCACTCCTCCTGGAACTTCTGCTGATAGGCGAGCGGCGCGTCCGGCAGGCTGACGGGCGGCCAGGCCCCGTTGATGGCCCAGCCCACCATCATGTAGATCACGAACAGCAGGAGCACCCCGGCCGCGAAGAACAGCACACCGTAGGTGATCGTGAGCCGCCACCGGATGCTGACCCGGTCCATGAGCGCCCGCACCCGGTCGAGGACCGAGAGCCGCTCCGGGGAGGCGCCCGCCGGGGGCGGCCCGTCCCACACCGGTGGGCCGGTCGGCGGCGGCGGCTGGGTCCGCGCCGGAGCGGCGAAGACCGGCCGGTCGCCCTTCCTGGCCTCCCGCTCGGAGCGCGGGCTGATCATCGGGTGGGTGGGCACGGACCCGCGCGGCTCGGCGGCGTGCCGTTCCTCTCCCCCGCTCGGTGGAACACTCACAGCTTGTATCCGACTCCGGGCACCGTCTCGATCACCTGAGGCTCGCCCAGCTTCTTCCTCAGGGTCATCATGGTCACGCGCACCACGTTGGTGAACGGGTCGATGTTCTCGTCCCAGGCCTTGTCCAGCAGGTCCTCCTGGCTGACCACGGCACCCTCGGCGCGCATCAGCTCCTCCAGGACCGCGAACTCCTTCTTGGTGAGCGCGATCTCCTGGCCATCCCTGGTGACCAGCCGTTTGCCCGGATCGAGGCGGACCCCGGCCCGCTCCAGCACCGGCGGCAGCGCCGGGGCCGAGCGGCGGCCGAGCGCCCGCACCCGCGCGACGAGTTCGATGAACACGAAGGGTTTGGCCAGATAGTCGTCGGCGCCCAGGCCCAGCCCCTCCACCTTGTCGTCCACGTCTCCGGACGCGGTCAGCATCAGGATCCGCGACGCCGTGCGCGCGGCCACCAGGCGGCGGCAGACCTCGTCACCGTGGACCTTGGGCAGGTCCCGGTCCAAAACGATCACGTCGTAGTCGATGTAGCCGGTCCGTTCCAGCGCGCTGGCGCCGTCGTAGGCCACATCCACGGCCATGGCCTCCCGCCGGAGCCCGGTCGCGATCGCGTCGGCGAGCACCCGCTCATCCTCAACCACAAGCACCCGCACAGCCTCTCGTACCTCCTGCGAAAGATGGGAAGAGCCGCCGAACGGCTCCCCAATTGTCGGCACACTCCCCGTAAGCCGGCGGTAAGGCCGGTGCCCCCACAACCACAGTCCGTGATGTGTGACACATACAGGTTTAGTCGATATGCGTTGCGGGGTACAGCCGGAGCCAACCCCCAAACCAGCCTTACCCTTCAACCCCCTTTGAGAAAGAAGGTGAGATGGGCGAGTTCACGACCACGATCGAACACCGCCTCGACCAGGCCTACAGAAACCTGCAGGAGGCCAGGTCGAACGGTGACGACTACCTCGCCGACACCCTCACCGCCGAGATCGAGGATCTCCGCCGTCTGGCCACAGACAACGGCGTCCCCATCCAGCGCTGATGTGAGAAGCCCCCTGGTGCGTCACCGGGGGGCTTTCCTCATGTACCGGCCGCGACGCCCGGTCCCCACGGACCGGGCATCGCGGCCGTCGTGCTCTCAGGCGTCACGTTCCGGGTCCAGCGGGACCAGCAGCTCGTGCAGCTCCTCGAACAGGCCCGGCGCCGCGCAGAGCGTGAGCTCCGGATTGGGCGGTCCGCCGTTCAGGCCGCCCACCCTGGCCCCCGCCTCGGTGGCGACGAGACCACCGGCCGCGTAGTCCCAGACCTGCGGGCCCCGCTCGTAGTAGCCGTCGACCCGGCCGGCCGCCACCGAGCACAGGTCGGCCGCCGCCGAACCGGCCCGGCGGATGTCGCGCACGCGTGGCAGCACGTGGGTGAGCACCTCCGCCTGGACCTTCCGCCGCCCGACCTCGTAGCCGAACCCGGTGGCGATCAGCGCCCGGTCCAGCGGCACACCCGTGTTGCAGCGCAACCGCTCGCCCGCCAGCCACGCGCCCTCGCCCTTGGCCGCGGTGAAGACCTCACCGCGAGGCACCACGTTGACCACGCCCGCGACGACCTCGCCGTCGATCTCGACCGCGATGCTGACCGCCCAGTCGGGCAGGCCGTACAGGAAGTTGACCGTCCCGTCGATCGGGTCCACGATCCAGCGGATCCGTCCGCCGCCGGTCGAGCCGCCCTCTTCTCCGAGGATCGCGTCGTCCGGTCTGACCGCCTTGATCCTGGTGCGGATCAGCTCCTCCGACGCCCTGTCCAGCGCGGTCACCACATCGGTGGGACTGGACTTGGTGGCCAGCACCTCGGGCCGGGCGGGCCGTTTCGCCAGGAGCATCTCCCCCGCCTCGCGGGCGATCTCCTCGGCCAGGTGGGCGAAGGTGCCCACGGTCTCCACGGTCACGGTCGCTCCCCTCTCCTCGTCGTCTCACAGGTCGCTCCGGTCGCCCCGCGGCGGTAGCCCGCCAGGCTCACGAGAGCGACTCCGGCCGCTTCCACTCCCGGCCGAGAACATGCTGGTCCAAGAAGGCCAGCACGGTCTCGTACCAGACGACGGCGTTGCCCGGCTTGAGCACCCAGTGGTTCTCGTCCGGGAAGTACAGGAACTTCGACTCCACGTCCGAGCGCTGCAGGTCCCACCAGAGGCGCAGTCCCTCGCCGATGGGCACCCGGTAGTCCTTGTCACCGTGGATGACCAGCATCGGCGTGGAGATCTCCGACAGCGACAGGTGCGGGGAGAGCCTGCTGTACAGCTCGCCGCCGACCGGGCCGAACTCGCGCTGCCAGTACATCGGCGCGTCGGTGGTGCCGGCGAACTGGTCCAGGTGCCAGAGCGAGGCGTGGGTGACGATCGCCTTGAACCGGTCGGTGTGGCCGGCGACCCAGTTGGCCATGTAGCCGCCGAACGATCCGCCCATGGCGGCGGTCCGGGTGGCGTCGACCTCGGGCAGCTCCAGCGCGGCGTCGGTGATCGACATCAGGTCGGCGTGGGTGCGCGGGCCCCAGTCGGCCCAGCCGCGCCTGATCATCTCGGGTCCGTAGCCGGTGGACAGGCAGGGGTCGGGCAGCAGGACGGCGTAGCCGTGCTGGGCCATGATCCACGGGTTCCACCGCCAGGACCAGTCGTTCCAGCTCGACAGCGGGCCGCCGTGGATCCAGAGCAGGAACGGCGCCGGGTTCTCCGCCGAGGCGCCCTCGGGCAGCACGAGCCAGGCGCGGACCGTCACGCCGTCGTCGGTGGTCGCGGTGACCTCGGTCAGGGTGCCGGGCAGCTCCAGCTCGGGAGTCGGGGAGGCCAGCTCCTCGACCGTGCCGCCCGCGGTGACGCGGACCGGTCCGGCGGCGCGGTCCACCGCGCTGCGCAGCGCGTAGACGGCGCCGTCGGGGGCGACGTTGAGCGAAAGGTAGGCGGCGTCGTCGGGCGTGAGCCGTACCGGCTCGGAGCCGTCGGCCGGGACGTGGAAGATCGGGCGGCGGCCGCCGTGGTCGGCGGCCACGTACAGGGAGCGCGAGTCGGGCGCCCAGGCCACGTCCGCCGGCCAGAGTCCGGCGCCGGCGGCGTGTCCCTCCCCGGTGGCCAGGTCCACGATCCACAGGGTCTGCTCGGGGATCGTGTCGGCGGTGGCGTGGTTGTTGCGCACGCACGCGAC from Streptosporangium sp. NBC_01756 includes the following:
- a CDS encoding response regulator transcription factor; its protein translation is MRVLVVEDERVLADAIATGLRREAMAVDVAYDGASALERTGYIDYDVIVLDRDLPKVHGDEVCRRLVAARTASRILMLTASGDVDDKVEGLGLGADDYLAKPFVFIELVARVRALGRRSAPALPPVLERAGVRLDPGKRLVTRDGQEIALTKKEFAVLEELMRAEGAVVSQEDLLDKAWDENIDPFTNVVRVTMMTLRKKLGEPQVIETVPGVGYKL
- a CDS encoding DUF4193 domain-containing protein, translating into MATDYDSPRKTDDDLNEDSLQELQARRTDKSSGSIDIDETDLAESLELPGADLSNEELSLRVIPRQADEFTCGRCFLVHHRSQLAVERNGQQICRECAA
- a CDS encoding S9 family peptidase — encoded protein: MTPFNDIRDYVGVPRVASLRLSPDGTRLVSVVQALNADGKSYGTSLWEIPLDGRRPYRLTRSVKGEAGAEFTAGGDLLFGSRRPDPVVKDPDEEVPALWLLPAAGGEARQIASRPGGVAGFAAGGRSVVFGSDVLPGDEATEDERRKARKDGGISAILHESSPVRYWDHDLGPGEPRLFAGILGDDRLTEVRDLTPQPGKALTNASYDVTPDGGTVVTTWSVPLPAGESRSQLVAIGTADAGARRVLAEEDGHDFDGPVRVSPDGRLVACVRNNHATADTIPEQTLWIVDLATGEGHAAGAGLWPADVAWAPDSRSLYVAADHGGRRPIFHVPADGSEPVRLTPDDAAYLSLNVAPDGAVYALRSAVDRAAGPVRVTAGGTVEELASPTPELELPGTLTEVTATTDDGVTVRAWLVLPEGASAENPAPFLLWIHGGPLSSWNDWSWRWNPWIMAQHGYAVLLPDPCLSTGYGPEMIRRGWADWGPRTHADLMSITDAALELPEVDATRTAAMGGSFGGYMANWVAGHTDRFKAIVTHASLWHLDQFAGTTDAPMYWQREFGPVGGELYSRLSPHLSLSEISTPMLVIHGDKDYRVPIGEGLRLWWDLQRSDVESKFLYFPDENHWVLKPGNAVVWYETVLAFLDQHVLGREWKRPESLS
- a CDS encoding alpha,alpha-trehalose-phosphate synthase (UDP-forming), translating into MQGRSSFLIVANRLPVDRAGEDTWRRSPGGLVTAIAPVLQRREGAWIGWHGAPDEQLDPFDHDGMHLIPVPLSESEVELYYEGFSNATLWPLYHDVVAPPVYSRVTWEAYRTVNERFARAAAEEAAENAVVWIQDYQLQLVPAMLRKLRPDLRIGFFLHIPFPPVELFSQLPWRKEIVEGLLGADLVGFQRPGGASNFIRLCRILFGLQHQKHEIHVEDRIVRAAAFPISVDFGELDSLVREPHIIERAKEIRAELGDPECVLLGVDRLDYTKGIGQRLKAFEELLCEGSIKAGEAAFVQIATPSRERVEEYVRLRDSIDRQVGRINGEQGELGLQPVQYMHQSYGRDELASLYLAADVMVVTPLRDGMNLVAKEYIACRNDLRGALVLSEFAGAADELRQAFMVNPYDIDGLKRMMLTAMRATPHDLSRRMRSLRRRVATYDVDRWAKEFLAALES
- a CDS encoding inositol monophosphatase family protein, producing the protein METVGTFAHLAEEIAREAGEMLLAKRPARPEVLATKSSPTDVVTALDRASEELIRTRIKAVRPDDAILGEEGGSTGGGRIRWIVDPIDGTVNFLYGLPDWAVSIAVEIDGEVVAGVVNVVPRGEVFTAAKGEGAWLAGERLRCNTGVPLDRALIATGFGYEVGRRKVQAEVLTHVLPRVRDIRRAGSAAADLCSVAAGRVDGYYERGPQVWDYAAGGLVATEAGARVGGLNGGPPNPELTLCAAPGLFEELHELLVPLDPERDA
- a CDS encoding sensor histidine kinase, producing MISPRSEREARKGDRPVFAAPARTQPPPPTGPPVWDGPPPAGASPERLSVLDRVRALMDRVSIRWRLTITYGVLFFAAGVLLLFVIYMMVGWAINGAWPPVSLPDAPLAYQQKFQEEWLGWKHVAIDEARNALLSRSLLALAGVGILAVIIGYLVADRALKPIQQMTTTARKLSGTTLAHERIDLKGPNDELKELADTFDAMLTRLNVAFDTQRRFVANASHELRTPLTINRTVLEIALGDPEASGDLKALGRTLLEVNARNEQLIEGLLLLARSERELSVRKPVDMKDVAETAVDQLTPRAEEAGVTMTAELQNAATEGDPVLLERCVANLVENAIKHNLPESGRLWVRTGMVEGALVVQVANTGPHVPAYEVNSLFEPFRRLNADRVESAKGAGLGLSIVRAVVRAHGGNVTAVPRDGGGLVVTVRLRAR